Proteins from a single region of Phyllopteryx taeniolatus isolate TA_2022b chromosome 10, UOR_Ptae_1.2, whole genome shotgun sequence:
- the nfkb1 gene encoding nuclear factor NF-kappa-B p105 subunit isoform X4: MDFTLCFSGSMAGDEHFLPVSSQILDTLIMDPSWDFARFPAPPRTGDDVASSRTGSCVQSSPVYCRATGDGPFLQILEQPKQRGFRFRYGCEGPSHGGLPGASSEKNKKTYPAVRICNYQGPARVVVQLVTALTPVPQLHAHSLVGKQCDKGVCIVDVPPKDADVAFPNLGIQHVTKKNVAKTLEERMGEAVRMGYNFGAAVHPDLDRPRGETRAPRQLTEHQRGVISSAACAQAKEMDLSVVRLMFTAFLPDSDGGFSRRLQPVVSQPIYDSKAPNASNLKIVRMDRTAGCVSGGEEVYLLCDKVQKDDIQVRFFEEDDSGPTWEALGDFSPTDVHRQFAIVFKTPKYRDQNLQKPTSVFVQLKRKSDNETSEPKPFTYHPQIIDKEEVQRKRQKTLPNFQDFSGHGGGGGGGSLYRGGPPAPPGAGGGPGSAGGGYFQGFSTFNYGRGMGDGPCPSGYSTGYGEGGVKHGSPGDSADDDPDDDTAACAAPRPPRRREACEDDDASAVLLYAATGDAAYLLALRRPLMASQDEDGDTGLHLAVLHRQQGALASLTRVLAALPGDGLADARNHLYQTPLHLAVITWQTAAASALLAAGADPTLTDRHGNTPLHLAAQQGGAMVRLLLHHREVRGSVDACNTAGMCAIHLSVVAKQLPSLRELLEGGADVEAQERGGGRTALHLATEADDVSLAGCLLLEGNAKVDCCTFNGSTPLHIAAGRGSVKLTALLMAAGADPHKENLEPLFFKEEDEEEDEGYVPGTSPINMAASEQATCRASAPK; encoded by the exons ATGGATTTCACTCTGTG CTTTTCAGGCAGCATGGCGGGAGACGAGCACTTCCTTCCTGTCAGCAGTCag ATCCTGGACACGCTGATCATGGACCCCTCGTGGGACTTTGCGCGATTCCCCGCGCCCCCGAGGACGGGCGATGACGTCGCTTCCTCCCGCACGGGAAGTTGTGTACAGTCGAGCCCCGTTTATTGCAGGGCGACGG gggatggccccttcctgcaAATCCTGGAGCAGCCCAAACAG CGAGGCTTCCGGTTCCGTTACGGCTGCGAGGGTCCGTCCCACGGCGGCCTGCCGGGAGCGTCCAGcgagaagaacaagaagacgTATCCTGCCGTCAGG ATCTGCAACTACCAGGGTCCGGCCCGCGTGGTGGTCCAGCTGGTGACTGCGCTGACGCCCGTGCCCCAGCTGCACGCCCACAGTCTGGTGGGCAAGCAGTGCGACAAGGGCGTCTGCATCGTCGACGTGCCCCCGAAAGACGCCGACGTCGC ctTCCCCAACTTGGGCATCCAGCACGTGACCAAGAAGAACGTGGCCAAGACGTTGGAGGAGCGCATGGGCGAGGCCGTCCGGATGGGCTACAACTTCGGGGCGGCCGTCCACCCGGACCTGGACCGCCCGCGGGGCGAGACCCGCGCGCCCCGGCAACTCACCG AGCACCAGCGGGGCGTGATCAGCAGCGCGGCGTGTGCGCAGGCCAAGGAGATGGACCTGAGCGTGGTGCGCCTCATGTTCACCGCCTTCCTCCCCGACAGCGACGGCGGCTTCAGCAGGCGACTCCAGCCCGTCGTGTCGCAGCCCATCTACGACAGCA AGGCCCCAAACGCGTCCAACCTGAAGATCGTCAGGATGGATCGGACGGCCGGCTGCGTGAGCGGCGGAGAGGAAGTCTACCTCCTGTGTGACAAAGTCCAGAAAG ACGACATTCAGGTGCGCTTCTTCGAGGAAGACGACTCCGGCCCGACCTGGGAAGCCCTGGGGGATTTCTCGCCCACGGACGTGCACAGACAA TTCGCCATCGTGTTCAAGACGCCCAAGTATCGAGACCAGAACCTGCAGAAGCCCACGTCGGTGTTCGTGCAGCTCAAGAGGAAGTCGGACAACGAGACCAGCGAGCCCAAACCCTTCACGTACCACCCGCAGATCATCG acaaAGAGGAAGTGCAGAGGAAGCGTCAGAAGACGTTGCCCAACTTCCAGGACTTCAGCGGccacggaggaggaggaggaggaggaagtctGTACCGAGGGGGCCCCCCAGCACCCCcgggagcaggaggaggaccGGGCTCAGCTGGAGGAG GCTACTTCCAGGGTTTCTCCACCTTCAACTACGGGAGAGGAATGGGAGACGGCCCTTGTCCCAGCGGCTACTCGACAGGTTACGGAGAAGGCGGAGTCAAACACG GTTCTCCCGGCGACTCCGCGGACGACGACCCCGATGACGACACCGCGGCCTGCGCTGCGCCGCGGCCACCCCGCCGACGGGAAGCGTGCGAAGACGACGACGCGTCGGCCGTCTTGCTGTACGCCGCCACGGGCGACGCCGCGTACCTGCTAGCCCTCCGGCGCCCCCTGATGGCGTCACAGGACGAGGACGGAGACAC TGGACTCCACCTGGCCGTCCTCCACAGACAGCAGGGGGCGCTGGCCAGTCTGACGCGGGTGCTCGCTGCTCTGCCGGGAGACGGACTTGCGGACGCGAGGAACCATCTCTACCAG ACTCCTTTGCACCTGGCGGTGATCACGTGGCAGACGGCGGCCGCGTCGGCGCTGCTGGCCGCCGGGGCGGACCCGACGTTGACCGATCGCCACGGCAACACGCCGCTGCACCTGGCGGCGCAGCAGGGAGGGGCCATGGTGCGCTTGTTGCTACATCACCGTGAGGTCAGAGGAAGCGTGGACGCCTGCAACACTGCag GTATGTGCGCCATCCACCTATCGGTGGTGGCCAAGCAGCTGCCGTCTCTGCGAGAGCTTCTGGAGGGCGGGGCTGACGTAGAGGCTCAGGAGCGGGGGGGCGGGAGGACCGCCCTGCACCTCGCCACCGAGGCCGACGACGTGTCGCTCGCCGGCTGCTTGCTGCTCGAG GGCAACGCCAAGGTGGACTGCTGCACCTTTAATGGCTCCACCCCCCTGCACATTGCCGCCGGGCGGGGCTCCGTCAAGCTCACGGCGCTACTCATGGCTGCAG gtgCAGACCCTCACAAGGAGAACCTGGAGCCTCTATTCTTCAAGGAagaggatgaagaggaagacGAGGGCTACGTTCCCGGGACCAGCCCCATCAACATGGCCGCCTCTGAGCAG